In Acanthochromis polyacanthus isolate Apoly-LR-REF ecotype Palm Island chromosome 18, KAUST_Apoly_ChrSc, whole genome shotgun sequence, the following proteins share a genomic window:
- the LOC110958355 gene encoding syntaxin-2-like, which yields MDMTTTDISVNMEDFFKQVAEVRDVIEKIARQTEEMERRHGAILSSPNQGKGSKDELEQLNNDTKKNATLVRAMLKSMQTNWPADKNGRDSSVILRIRSNQHSHLTRWFAEVMRSYHEAQISFREKCKAQIQRQLEIVDKVTTDEELEEMLHRDDLTIFISDISSGTRISSQALNEIECRHQDIMCLESSIKELHEIFLDTAMLLEIQGDLINNIEKNVMSAAEYVDASITETQKAAEYKKNPYKLAFLPNFLRRSKRKDLQLKP from the exons ATGGACATGACAACAACAGACATCTCGGTCAACATGGAGGATTTTTTCAAACAG GTGGCCGAGGTGAGAGATGTCATCGAAAAAATTGCCCGTCAGAcggaggagatggagagaagaCATGGTGCCATCCTGTCCTCTCCAAACCAAGGGAAGG gaAGCAAAGATGAACTGGAGCAGCTGAACAACGACACCAAGAAGAACGCCACTTTGGTCCGagccatgttaaaat cAATGCAGACAAACTGGCCTGCGGATAAGAACGGCAGAGATTCCTCAGTAATCCTACGAATTAGGAGCAACCAG CACTCGCACCTGACTCGGTGGTTCGCTGAAGTCATGAGGAGCTACCACGAGGCACAAATCTCCTTCAGAGAGAAATGCAAGGCGCAGATTCAGAGGCAGCTAGAGATCG tggatAAAGTTACTACAGATGAAGAGTTGGAGGAGATGCTGCACCGGGATGATCTCACCATCTTCATATCTGAT ATCAGCTCTGGTACTCGTATTTCCAGCCAGGCTCTGAATGAGATTGAATGTCGACATCAGGACATCATGTGCCTCGAGTCCAGCATCAAAGAGCTGCACGAGATATTTCTGGACACCGCCATGCTGTTAGAGATTCAG GGGGACTTAATTAACAACATAGAAAAGAACGTCATGAGTGCTGCAGAGTATGTAGACGCTTCTATAACAGAAACCCAGAAAGCGGCCGAATACAAGAAAAATCCTTACAAGCTGGCATTCCTCCCAAACTTCTTAAGACGGTCCAAGAGGAAAGATCTGCAGCTTAAACCGTGA